A region of Dioscorea cayenensis subsp. rotundata cultivar TDr96_F1 chromosome 5, TDr96_F1_v2_PseudoChromosome.rev07_lg8_w22 25.fasta, whole genome shotgun sequence DNA encodes the following proteins:
- the LOC120261275 gene encoding uncharacterized protein LOC120261275 has translation MKRAAHRVFIIPDRENRHSTPAVEVLPSKIAHPYKYAGENVDLQGLNIFKGKYSVADIIGFSSSETICSKSDGSFKSWEGPIDLVNVLKHEIRDGQLSFRGKRILELGCGYGLPGIFACLKGASTMHFQDLSAEAIRCTTIPNVLANLEQARDRQSGQQDSQLTPTRQQLAPDVHFYAGDWEELHSVLSVVQKEGFEPAGRMSISFSEEDFMDGCSSQDGSVLGHETSSRQRSRKLSGSRAWERASETDPGDCGYDIILITEIPHSINALRKFYALITKCLRPPYGVLYLAAKKNYVGSTSAARQLKALVDEGGVFGAHLVSELTDREVWKYFLQISAELNWNLLPQHYNSLRAPCSQCCTLLHLALPLFPFLLIIKSKDLIKLSMISAQCNTANIL, from the exons CAGCTGTTGAAGTTCTCCCTTCAAAG ATTGCTCATCCATACAAGTATGCTGGGGAGAATGTTGATCTGCAGGGCCTTAACATTTTCAAG GGAAAATATAGTGTGGCTGATATCATCGGGTTTTCTAGCTCCGAGACAATATGCTCAAAATCAGATG GTTCCTTTAAGTCATGGGAGGGCCCAATTGATCTTGTAAACGTTCTTAAGCATGAGATCCGTGATGGACAGTTGAGCTTTAGAGGCAAGAGGATCCTAGAG CTTGGTTGCGGATATGGACTTCCTGGGATTTTTGCCTGTTTGAAG GGAGCTTCAACCATGCATTTTCAGGACTTAAGTGCAGAAGCTATAAGATGTACTACCATCCCAAACGTTCTTGCAAACCTCGAGCAGGCTCGGGACAGGCAAAGCGGCCAACAAGATAGTCAGCTTACCCCAACCAGGCAACAATTGGCCCCTGATGTTCATTTCTATGCTGGGGACTGGGAAGAACTCCACTCGGTTCTTTCAGTTGTACAAAAGGAAGGGTTTGAACCTGCTGGCAGAATGAGCATTAGCTTCTCCGAGGAGGACTTCATGGATGGCTGTAGCAGTCAGGATGGAAGTGTCCTTGGTCATGAGACTTCCTCTCGGCAGCGGTCGAGGAAGCTCTCTGGAAGCCGTGCTTGGGAACGGGCTAGTGAGACAGACCCTGGAGATTGTGGAtatgacattattttaattactgaGATTCCTCACTCCATCAATGCTCTACGGAAGTTCTATGCCCTCATAACAAAG TGCTTACGACCACCATATGGGGTGCTGTATTTGGCTGCTAAAAAGAACTATGTTGGTTCCACTAGTGCTGCACGGCAATTGAAAGCTCTGGTGGATGAGGGAGGTGTTTTCGGTGCCCATCTGGTATCAGAATTGACGGACAGGGAAGTATGGAAGTACTTTCTTCAAATAAGTGCCGAACTAAATTGGAACTTATTACCCCAACATTATAATTCTTTAAGGGCCCCTTGTTCCCAGTGTTGTACATTGCTTCATCTGGCTCTTCctctttttccctttcttttgaTAATAAAGTCTAAAGATCTGATCAAATTGTCAATGATCTCGGCACAATGTAACACAGCTAATATTTTGTAA